One genomic window of Punica granatum isolate Tunisia-2019 chromosome 1, ASM765513v2, whole genome shotgun sequence includes the following:
- the LOC116196809 gene encoding cytosolic sulfotransferase 12-like, with protein MISSPPYPFVLHASTSSLSFFLTMAAPSEPPLPKYLQDENLTDECRELLRSLPSEKGWLSTFLHLFQGFWYGTRHMNGVLYTQLQFKAQDSDVLLVTTPKSGTTWLKAILFALLNRSRYLEPHKKLDHPLLQKNPHDLVPSLELGLYVEDPNPDLSSFTSPRLFATHLSHVSLPDSVKDSKCKLVYLCRNPKDTFVSLWHFTNKLRLKEMGTNTLEETFDKFCRGVSSNGPYWDHVLGYYKASLEMPHKVLFLKYEEMTEKPSEQLKRLAGFLGCPFSEDEEANGGVDEILRLCSFDNLSKLEVNRSGKLPTGEENRLFFRKGEVGDWVNYLTPEMIERLDRITKEKFRGSGLKL; from the coding sequence ATGATATCCTCTCCTCCCTATCCTTTCGTTCTTCATGCTTCAacttcttctctctccttcttcctcACCATGGCAGCCCCCAGTGAGCCTCCCCTCCCCAAATATCTCCAAGATGAGAACCTAACCGATGAATGTAGGGAACTCCTTCGCTCTCTCCCATCCGAGAAGGGATGGCTCTCGACCTTTCTCCACCTGTTTCAGGGCTTCTGGTACGGCACCCGCCACATGAACGGTGTCCTCTATACTCAACTCCAATTTAAGGCCCAGGACTCCGACGTCCTTTTAGTGACCACCCCCAAGTCCGGAACCACATGGCTTAAAGCCATCCTCTTTGCCCTCTTGAACCGATCTCGCTATTTAGAACCTCATAAGAAACTAGACCATCCCTTGCTCCAGAAAAATCCGCATGACCTCGTGCCTTCCTTGGAACTCGGGCTCTACGTCGAGGACCCGAATCCGGACCTCTCCTCATTCACCTCCCCAAGGCTGTTTGCCACCCACCTGTCCCACGTCTCACTTCCGGATTCCGTGAAGGACTCCAAGTGCAAGCTTGTCTATCTGTGTAGGAACCCGAAGGACACGTTTGTCTCTCTGTGGCATTTCACAAATAAGTTGAGGCTCAAGGAAATGGGCACAAACACACTGGAGGAGACCTTTGACAAGTTTTGTAGAGGGGTGAGCTCGAATGGGCCATACTGGGACCATGTCCTGGGCTACTACAAGGCAAGCTTGGAGATGCCCCATAAGGTCTTGTTCCTAAAGTACGAGGAAATGACGGAGAAACCTAGTGAGCAGTTGAAGAGATTGGCTGGTTTCTTGGGCTGCCCTTTCTCAGAAGACGAGGAGGCCAATGGCGGGGTTGACGAGATCTTGAGGCTCTGCAGCTTCGATAATCTAAGCAAGCTGGAGGTGAACCGGAGCGGGAAGCTCCCGACAGGGGAGGAGAACAGGTTGTTCTTCAGAAAGGGTGAAGTGGGAGACTGGGTGAACTATCTAACTCCCGAGATGATTGAGAGGCTGGACCGCATCACCAAAGAGAAGTTCCGTGGGTCGGGTTTGAAGCTCTAG
- the LOC116195807 gene encoding flavonoid 3'-monooxygenase CYP75B137-like, translated as MSLITSQSNSSIFNALSALFGRGRCISPPKDDEPFSPLFLTLSALFALVCYSCFHYLKPQRGSPPGPLGLPFVGYLPFLDQELHTSFAHLARAYGPILKLTLGRKVWIIISSPSTAREVLKDHDLTFANRNVPVAAREITYGGSEIVTASYGPKWRMLRKICVLKMLSRTTLDSVYGLRRREVRESIKYLYKRSGLPVNVGEEMFLAAYNVITGMLWAGTMKGDERDTLGAEFKNAVGELMELLGMPNISDFFPGLAWFDLQGIQKRVKVLAGQFDRIFEAVLSQRLGNEKEGGQTTVEESKQSLEKEKDFLEFLLELKDGEDGKTPLTLIEIKALLMDMVLNGTETSSNTIEFIMAEMLNKPHTLQKAQQELDKVVGKDNVVEESHIMKLPYLHAVMKESLRLHPPAPVLVPHCPSEDTLISGFRIQKDSMVYINVWAIHRDPTIWENPDEFDPERFMNSNVDYSGNHFNYLPFGSGRRICAGIAMAERMVMYSLATILHSFDWELPKGEKLDLSEQFGIVMKKKVALIAILTPRLSDPALYK; from the exons ATGTCCCTCATCACCTCCCAATCAAACTCCTCCATTTTCAATGCTCTCTCAGCATTGTTTGGACGAGGAAGGTGCATCAGCCCTCCAAAAGATGATGAACCATTCTCACCCCTCTTCCTTACGCTGTCGGCACTCTTCGCTCTGGTTTGCTATTCATGCTTCCATTACCTCAAACCCCAGAGGGGAAGTCCGCCCGGTCCACTCGGCCTCCCGTTTGTCGGGTACCTCCCGTTCCTGGATCAGGAGCTGCACACCTCCTTCGCACACCTGGCCCGAGCCTATGGCCCAATCCTGAAGCTCACGCTCGGGAGAAAGGTATGGATCATAATCTCGTCCCCGTCCACCGCCCGTGAAGTGCTCAAGGACCATGACCTAACATTTGCAAACCGGAATGTCCCCGTTGCTGCCCGGGAAATTACCTACGGGGGGTCGGAGATCGTGACGGCCTCCTATGGGCCAAAGTGGAGGATGCTGAGGAAGATCTGCGTCCTCAAGATGCTCAGCCGGACGACTCTCGACTCCGTGTACGGGCTCCGCAGGAGGGAGGTCCGTGAGAGCATCAAGTACTTGTACAAGCGCAGTGGATTGCCGGTGAACGTGGGTGAGGAGATGTTTCTCGCTGCGTACAACGTGATCACAGGCATGCTGTGGGCCGGAACCATGAAGGGGGACGAGCGGGATACGCTGGGTGCAGAATTCAAGAATGCGGTAGGAGAGCTTATGGAGCTGCTGGGGATGCCCAATATATCGGACTTCTTTCCAGGTTTGGCATGGTTCGACCTACAGGGGATCCAGAAGCGTGTTAAGGTTTTGGCGGGGCAGTTCGATCGAATTTTTGAAGCGGTATTAAGTCAGCGGCTGGGGAATGAGAAGGAGGGCGGACAGACCACGGTGGAGGAAAGCAAGCAAAGcctggaaaaggaaaaggacttCTTGGAGTTCTTGCTGGAGCTGAAAGATGGGGAAGATGGCAAGACTCCTCTGACTCTGATCGAAATCAAAGCTTTGCTCATG GACATGGTTCTCAATGGAACTGAGACATCTTCCAACACGATAGAATTTATCATGGCCGAGATGTTGAACAAGCCACACACTCTGCAGAAAGCCCAGCAGGAACTCGACAAAGTGGTCGGGAAGGACAACGTAGTGGAAGAGTCTCACATCATGAAGCTCCCCTACCTCCATGCTGTCATGAAAGAGTCCCTCCGCCTTCACCCGCCCGCCCCAGTGCTGGTCCCACACTGCCCGAGCGAGGACACTCTCATCAGTGGTTTCAGGATCCAGAAGGACTCGATGGTCTACATCAATGTGTGGGCAATCCATCGCGACCCAACCATTTGGGAGAACCCGGATGAGTTCGACCCTGAGAGGTTTATGAATAGCAATGTGGACTACAGCGGGAATCATTTCAATTACCTCCCATTTGGGTCCGGGAGAAGAATCTGCGCGGGAATCGCGATGGCCGAGAGGATGGTGATGTACTCGCTGGCCACCATCCTGCACTCCTTCGATTGGGAGCTGCCCAAGGGGGAGAAGTTGGATCTGTCGGAGCAATTCGGGATAGTAATGAAGAAGAAGGTGGCTCTCATCGCAATCCTGACTCCGAGGTTGTCTGACCCGGCCCTCTATAAGTAG